TAATGTTTGTGCCATTATCCTGACCCTGAATTATGGTATTTTTGTCATAGGGAATATCATTACCAATAACGGCATGTATTATGCAAAGTGGAGAAAGAACCTGTGGCAAAAGCTCTGGAAACAATTTCAGTTCTATGCCTTTGGCATTTTCAAAGGGCAACCACATCCTTTCCCCATCACCAAGAAACAAAAATTCAACCCCCTTCAAAAAATCTCCTATGTACTGGCCATGTATCTTGGAATGCCATTGTTGATTATTTCGGGAATTGCACTTATGTTCCCGGATAAGATCTCCACTTCCATTTTTAACATCAGCTCACTGGTGTTTTATGATACCCTGCACCTCATCATTGGTTTTGTGCTGTCCATATTCCTGTTGATTCACCTCTATACCTGTACCCTGGGAGATAAACCGGGCA
The genomic region above belongs to Bacteroidales bacterium and contains:
- a CDS encoding cytochrome b/b6 domain-containing protein translates to MATKRLYLYPVWIRLWHVINALMFILLIVTGISLHYASAESSLIPFRVSVGIHNVCAIILTLNYGIFVIGNIITNNGMYYAKWRKNLWQKLWKQFQFYAFGIFKGQPHPFPITKKQKFNPLQKISYVLAMYLGMPLLIISGIALMFPDKISTSIFNISSLVFYDTLHLIIGFVLSIFLLIHLYTCTLGDKPGTLFKSMINGYHEEHE